The Coriobacteriia bacterium genome includes the window TCTCGCCTTCAGCCCGGCGGCGACCTCCCGAGCGCGCCCCGGCGGGACCTCGACCGCGGTCCAGCCGATCCGCGGCAGCGTCCTGCCGACGCGGCCGCCAAGACGGGCGACCTCGGCCGACAGTGCCTTGTCTCCTACGCCGCTCGCGGGCTTGACCGCTATGCGTGCCGGGTCGTCCTCGGCCGGCACGGCTGAGGGCGGCGGGCCGGGAAGCGGGGGGATCTCGCGCGCCGCCGCGCCGCCGGCGTCCGCGGTCGGACGCGGCCCGGGGGGCTCACCGGCCGCCGCCGCGGGGAGCGCGAGCGAGGCGGCGACCAGGACGGCCAGGAGGGTCCGGGCGGGAGCCGAGACGGGGTTCCGGGGCATTCGGGGATCGCTTCCGTGACCGGTGTGCCGACGACGAAAGGCTACCACGCGCGCTACCCGGCCAGCCGGCCGGCCACGGCGGCGACCGCCCCGGCGGCCACGAGCGAGATGCTCACGGCAGAGAGCCATCCCGTCCCGTGGGTCACGCGCCGCCCCACGAACGCCCCCGCCCACGCGGGCAGCGCATAGCCCGCCGCGAAGCCTCCGAGCGCCCAGACGGCCACGGCCAGAGCGCCGGCGACCGAGCCGCCGCCCTCACCGAGGGCGCGCGCCTGCCCGGCCACGCGCACGCCGTCCCCGATGACCCACGCGGCCATCAGCGCCAGGCCCGGCACGCCGAGGAAGGAGTGCCGCCGGGGGCTGCGCACGGCCAGGGCGGCGGCCACGGGCGGCCCGATGAACGACAGCAGGGGGTTGTAGCGCAGGGCGAGGGCGACTCCCGCGGCGAGGGCCTCGGCGAGGGCGGGCATCCGCTCTCAGCAGCCCGCCGGGTGGCCCTCGGTGGCGGCCTCCAGCCGCAACTTGCCTCGCTTGGTGGCCTCGGGGACCGCCACCGGGTAGTCGCCGTCGAAGCACGCGAGGCAGAACTCCTCGGCGGGCTTGCGGATCGAGGCGACCATATCCTCGATCGAGAGGTACGCCAGCGAGTCGGCGCCGATGAAGGCGCGCACCTCCTCCACCGACTTGGTCGCGGCGATGAGCTGTTCCTGCGTGTCGGTGTCGATGCCGTAGAAGCACGGCCACCTGACCGGGGGCGACGTGATGCGCATGTGCACCTCGGCCGCGCCCGCCTCGCGAAGCAGCGCCACGAGCTTCTTGGTCGTGTTGCCGCGTACGATCGAGTCGTCCACCACCACGAGGCGCTTGCCCTCGATGGCGTGCCGGAGCGGGTTGAGCTTGAGCCGGATGCCCTGCTGGCGCAGCGTCTGGCTCGGGGAGATGAACGTCCGTCCGATGTAGCGGTTCTTCGCCAGGCCCTCGCCGAACGGGATGCCGCTGGCCTGCGCGAAGCCCACCGCGCCCGGGACGCCGGAGTCCGGCACGCCGATCACGAGGTCCGCCTCGACCTCGTCGCCGCGCGCCATCGCCGCGCCCATGCGGCGCCGCGCTTCGTAGAGGTTGCAGTCGTAGAGCACGCTGTCGGGGCGCGCGAAGTACACGAACTCGAAGATGCACAGGCTCGGCCTCCCCGCGGGCACGGCCTGCTCGGAGTAGAAGCCCTCGGGACCGATCTTGATCATCTCGCCCGGGCGCACCTCGCGCTCGGGCCGGGCGCCGACGATGTCCAGGCCGCACGTCTCGCTGGAGACCACCCATCCGCTCTCGCCCAGGCGGCCCAGCACCAGCGGCCGGATGCCGTTGGGGTCGCGGAACGCGTACAGCGCCTCCTCGGTCATCAGGACGACCGAGTAGGCCCCGCGGATGACCCCCATCGTCTCCCGGATGCCCCCTCGGATCGAGTCCTGCTCCTGCGTGTAGTGGTCGACGAGACGCGCCAGCACCTCCGAGTCCGTCGTCGAGCGGAACGAGAGGCCGTTGCCGGAGAGCTCGTCCCGCAGCGCCAGGGTGTTCACGAGGTTGCCGTTGTGCGCGAGCGCGATGGTGTTGGGCCCGATGGAGGAGAGCATCGGCTGCGAGTTCTCCCAGATCGTGGAGGCGCCCGTGGTCGAGTAGCGGGTGTGCCCGACGGCGATGTGGCCCTGCAGGCTGTCCAGGTCGTGCTCCTTGAACGCCTGTGCGACCAGCCCGAGGTTCTTGGTGACCGTGAGCGTGTGGCCGTCCGCCACGGCTATGCCGGCGGACTCCTGGCCGCGGTGCTGCAGGGCGTGCAGGCCGAAGTACGCGAGCCGCCCGACGTCCTCGCCGGGCGCGTACACGCCGAAGACCCCGCACGCCTCTTCGGGGTGCTCTGGGCTGTCGCTGAGGACCCAGTCCTGGTGGTGCAGCATGGAGTCGATGTCCTCGCTAGCCGCCGGAGGTCGGGGGGCCGGCGGACGATACAGGATACCATGCCGGACCCCGGTCTTCACGGCTCCGACACACACGGACACGGCCCGGGTAGGTATACTGTGCGTCGCTATGGAGGGAGCGCCGCGCGAGCGGCGCCGGACATCGAGGGAAGACGGATGGCGGTGCGGGTAGGGATCCCGCAGGCGCTTCTCTACTACGACCACTACCCTGCGTGGAAGGCGTTCCTTCAGTCGTGCGGCTGCGAGGTCGTGCGGTCGGGAGCCACCACGGAGCAGACCCTGCGGCGGGGGGTGGAGGTCGGGGAGAACGAGTTGTGCCTGCCGGTCAAGACGTTCTTCGGGCATGTCGTCGAGCTGGACGGCGAGGTGGACGTCATATTCGTGCCGCGTGTGGTCAGCATGCGGCGCAGGACCTTCACCTGCCCCAAGCTGCTCGGCCTGCCGGACATGAGCAGGGCTCACGGACTGACGTCGGTCGTCGTCGCGCCGCTGATCGACCTGCGGCGCGGATGGCGCGCGCTGGTGCGTGAGGCCGTCGCGACCGGCGAGAAGCTCGGTGCCACG containing:
- the purF gene encoding amidophosphoribosyltransferase — encoded protein: MLHHQDWVLSDSPEHPEEACGVFGVYAPGEDVGRLAYFGLHALQHRGQESAGIAVADGHTLTVTKNLGLVAQAFKEHDLDSLQGHIAVGHTRYSTTGASTIWENSQPMLSSIGPNTIALAHNGNLVNTLALRDELSGNGLSFRSTTDSEVLARLVDHYTQEQDSIRGGIRETMGVIRGAYSVVLMTEEALYAFRDPNGIRPLVLGRLGESGWVVSSETCGLDIVGARPEREVRPGEMIKIGPEGFYSEQAVPAGRPSLCIFEFVYFARPDSVLYDCNLYEARRRMGAAMARGDEVEADLVIGVPDSGVPGAVGFAQASGIPFGEGLAKNRYIGRTFISPSQTLRQQGIRLKLNPLRHAIEGKRLVVVDDSIVRGNTTKKLVALLREAGAAEVHMRITSPPVRWPCFYGIDTDTQEQLIAATKSVEEVRAFIGADSLAYLSIEDMVASIRKPAEEFCLACFDGDYPVAVPEATKRGKLRLEAATEGHPAGC